Proteins encoded by one window of Enterobacter hormaechei subsp. xiangfangensis:
- the nadC gene encoding carboxylating nicotinate-nucleotide diphosphorylase, which translates to MPPRRYNPDHRRDALLERINSDIPASVAHALREDLGGDVSADNDITAQLLPKETRSHAVVITREAGVFCGKRWVEEVFTQLAGDEVQVTWHVEDGDAVTANQPLFELDGPSRVLLTGERTALNFVQTLSGVASEVRRYVDLLAGTRTQLLDTRKTLPGLRTALKYAVLCGGGANHRLGLSDAFLIKENHIIASGSVRQAVEKAFWLHPDVPVEVEVETLEELDEAIKAGADIIMLDNFDTEQMREAVKRTNGQAQLEVSGNVTFDTIREFAETGVDYISVGALTKHVRALDLSMRFK; encoded by the coding sequence ATGCCGCCTCGCCGCTATAACCCCGACCACCGACGTGACGCGCTTCTGGAACGTATTAATAGTGATATCCCGGCAAGCGTTGCCCATGCCCTGAGAGAAGACCTCGGCGGTGACGTCAGCGCCGATAACGATATTACCGCCCAATTGTTGCCAAAAGAGACACGCTCGCATGCGGTGGTTATCACCCGTGAAGCAGGGGTTTTCTGCGGCAAACGCTGGGTTGAGGAGGTCTTTACCCAGCTGGCGGGCGACGAGGTGCAGGTAACATGGCACGTTGAGGACGGCGATGCGGTCACGGCGAATCAGCCACTGTTCGAACTGGACGGCCCGTCCCGCGTCTTGCTGACTGGTGAACGCACCGCGCTCAATTTTGTGCAAACGCTCTCTGGCGTTGCCAGTGAAGTACGCCGCTACGTTGACCTGCTGGCAGGCACCCGCACGCAGCTGCTGGATACCCGTAAAACCCTGCCGGGCCTGCGCACCGCGCTGAAATACGCGGTACTCTGCGGTGGCGGCGCCAACCATCGTCTGGGGCTATCCGATGCCTTCCTGATCAAAGAGAACCACATTATTGCCTCTGGCTCGGTGCGTCAGGCCGTGGAAAAAGCCTTCTGGCTGCATCCGGATGTGCCCGTCGAAGTGGAAGTGGAAACGCTGGAGGAGCTGGACGAGGCCATTAAAGCGGGGGCTGACATCATCATGCTCGATAACTTCGACACGGAGCAGATGCGTGAAGCGGTCAAACGCACAAACGGCCAGGCGCAGCTTGAGGTGTCCGGCAACGTGACGTTCGACACCATCCGCGAATTTGCTGAAACCGGCGTCGATTACATCTCCGTAGGCGCCCTGACCAAGCACGTCCGCGCCCTCGACCTCTCGATGCGCTTCAAATAA
- the ampD gene encoding 1,6-anhydro-N-acetylmuramyl-L-alanine amidase AmpD produces the protein MLLENGWLVDARHVPSPHHDCRPEDEKPTLLVVHNISLPPGEFGGPWIDALFTGTIDPDAHPFFAEIAHLRVSAHCLIRRDGEVVQYVPFDKRAWHAGVSKYQGRERCNDFSIGIELEGTDTTPYTDAQYEKLVAVTQTLIGRYPAIADNITGHSDIAPERKTDPGPAFDWSRFHAMLTTSSDKEIT, from the coding sequence ATGTTGTTAGAAAACGGATGGCTGGTGGACGCGCGGCATGTACCGTCGCCGCACCACGACTGCCGCCCGGAGGATGAAAAGCCCACACTGCTGGTGGTTCACAATATTAGTCTCCCGCCGGGTGAGTTTGGCGGTCCGTGGATCGATGCGTTATTCACTGGAACGATAGATCCCGATGCCCACCCCTTCTTTGCTGAGATTGCGCATCTGCGCGTATCGGCGCACTGTCTGATCCGACGTGATGGCGAAGTGGTTCAGTATGTTCCTTTTGATAAGCGTGCCTGGCATGCCGGCGTGTCGAAGTATCAGGGGCGCGAGCGGTGCAATGATTTCTCCATTGGAATTGAACTGGAAGGAACGGACACCACGCCTTACACCGATGCGCAATATGAGAAACTGGTTGCTGTAACGCAAACGTTAATCGGGCGCTATCCCGCCATTGCAGACAATATTACAGGGCACAGCGACATCGCCCCCGAAAGAAAAACCGACCCCGGCCCGGCGTTTGACTGGTCCCGGTTTCACGCCATGCTTACCACGTCGTCAGATAAGGAGATAACATGA
- the ampE gene encoding beta-lactamase regulator AmpE, which translates to MTLFTMLLVMIAERLFKLGEHWHLDHRLEVLFRRIRHFSMLRTLLMAAGVMVITFLLLRSLYGLFFNVPLLVMWILLGVLCIGAGKVRLHYHAYLKAASRDDAHARGAMASELTMIHGVPPDCDEREFLRELQNALLWINFRYYLAPLFWFVVGGPWGPVLLMGYAFLRAWQTWLARYLTPHERLQSGIDAILHVLDWLPVRLVGVVYALIGHGEKALPAWFVSLADRHTSQYQVLTRLAQFSLAREPHTDKVATPKAAVSMAKKTSFVVVVIVALLTIYGTLV; encoded by the coding sequence ATGACGTTGTTTACCATGCTGCTGGTTATGATCGCTGAACGCCTGTTTAAGCTCGGCGAGCACTGGCATCTGGATCATCGGCTGGAGGTGTTATTCCGCCGCATCAGGCATTTTTCCATGCTGCGCACGCTGCTGATGGCGGCAGGCGTGATGGTGATTACGTTCCTGTTGCTGCGCTCGCTTTACGGCCTCTTTTTCAACGTGCCGCTGCTGGTGATGTGGATCCTGCTCGGCGTGTTGTGTATTGGCGCGGGCAAGGTGCGTTTGCACTATCACGCGTATCTGAAAGCCGCTTCCCGGGATGATGCCCACGCGCGCGGCGCGATGGCGAGCGAGCTGACGATGATCCACGGCGTACCGCCGGACTGCGATGAACGCGAGTTTCTGCGGGAGCTGCAAAACGCGCTGCTGTGGATTAACTTCCGTTACTACCTGGCGCCGCTGTTCTGGTTCGTGGTGGGCGGACCCTGGGGGCCGGTACTGCTGATGGGTTACGCGTTCCTGCGCGCCTGGCAGACCTGGCTTGCCCGCTATCTTACGCCGCATGAACGTCTACAGTCCGGCATTGATGCCATCCTGCACGTGCTCGACTGGCTTCCGGTACGTCTGGTAGGCGTGGTCTATGCCCTCATCGGTCACGGTGAAAAGGCGCTGCCCGCGTGGTTTGTCTCCCTTGCTGACCGTCATACCTCGCAGTATCAGGTTTTAACCCGACTGGCACAGTTCTCGCTGGCGCGTGAGCCGCACACGGACAAAGTCGCAACGCCAAAGGCTGCCGTCTCGATGGCGAAGAAAACGTCGTTTGTGGTGGTGGTGATTGTGGCGCTGCTGACGATTTACGGCACGCTGGTTTAA
- the aroP gene encoding aromatic amino acid transporter AroP, translating to MEAQQHGDQLKRGLKNRHIQLIALGGAIGTGLFLGSASVIQSAGPGIILGYAIAGFIAFLIMRQLGEMVVEEPVAGSFSHFAYKYWGSFAGFASGWNYWVLYVLVAMAELTAVGKYIQFWYPEIPTWASAAAFFVLINAINLTNVKVFGEMEFWFAIIKVIAVVAMIIFGGWLLFSGNGGPQATVRNLWEQGGFLPHGMTGLVMMMAIIMFSFGGLELVGITAAEADNPEQSIPKATNQVIYRILIFYVGSLAVLLSLLPWTRVTADTSPFVLIFHELGDTFVANALNVVVLTAALSVYNSCVYCNSRMLFGLAQQGNAPKALLTVDKRGVPVNTIIVSAVVTALCVLINYLAPESAFGLLMALVVSALVINWAMISLAHIKFRRAKQQQGVTTRFPALLYPLGNWVCLLFMAAVLVIMLITPGMAISVYLIPVWIAILGVGYMVKQKNAKTVKAH from the coding sequence ATGGAAGCTCAACAGCATGGCGATCAGCTAAAGCGCGGCCTTAAAAACCGCCATATACAGCTCATCGCCCTGGGCGGTGCTATTGGTACTGGCCTGTTTCTGGGCAGTGCATCGGTTATCCAGTCGGCCGGTCCGGGCATTATTTTGGGGTACGCGATAGCGGGTTTCATTGCATTTCTGATTATGCGTCAGTTAGGGGAAATGGTTGTTGAGGAGCCGGTCGCAGGCTCATTCAGCCACTTCGCCTATAAATACTGGGGCAGCTTCGCAGGTTTCGCCTCGGGCTGGAACTATTGGGTTCTGTACGTTCTGGTTGCCATGGCCGAGCTGACCGCCGTCGGGAAATATATTCAGTTCTGGTACCCGGAGATCCCTACCTGGGCGTCTGCGGCGGCCTTCTTCGTCCTGATTAACGCCATTAACCTCACCAACGTAAAAGTGTTCGGTGAGATGGAGTTCTGGTTTGCCATCATCAAAGTGATTGCCGTTGTAGCGATGATCATCTTCGGCGGCTGGCTGCTGTTCAGCGGCAACGGCGGCCCGCAGGCCACCGTGCGCAACCTTTGGGAGCAAGGCGGGTTCTTGCCTCACGGCATGACCGGCCTGGTGATGATGATGGCGATCATTATGTTCTCCTTCGGCGGTCTGGAGCTGGTGGGCATCACCGCCGCGGAAGCCGACAACCCGGAACAGAGCATCCCGAAAGCCACAAATCAGGTTATCTACCGCATCCTGATCTTCTATGTGGGCTCCCTGGCGGTGCTGCTCTCGCTGCTGCCATGGACGCGCGTCACGGCGGATACCAGCCCGTTTGTGCTCATCTTCCACGAGCTGGGCGATACCTTCGTGGCGAACGCGCTCAACGTCGTGGTGCTGACCGCTGCGCTCTCCGTTTATAACAGCTGCGTTTACTGCAACAGCCGTATGCTGTTCGGCCTGGCGCAACAGGGTAACGCACCGAAAGCGCTGCTCACCGTTGATAAGCGTGGCGTACCGGTTAATACCATCATCGTGTCGGCGGTCGTGACGGCGCTGTGCGTGCTGATTAACTACCTGGCCCCGGAATCAGCCTTCGGTCTGCTGATGGCGCTGGTGGTTTCCGCCCTGGTGATTAACTGGGCAATGATTAGCCTCGCGCACATCAAGTTCCGCCGCGCCAAGCAGCAGCAGGGCGTAACCACGCGCTTCCCTGCCCTGCTCTATCCGCTGGGGAACTGGGTTTGCCTGCTGTTCATGGCAGCTGTACTGGTCATCATGCTCATCACCCCAGGCATGGCGATTTCCGTCTACCTGATCCCGGTCTGGATTGCGATCCTCGGCGTGGGTTATATGGTGAAACAGAAAAATGCCAAAACGGTGAAAGCGCACTAA
- a CDS encoding family 43 glycosylhydrolase: protein MQTWPNPFIEQRADPYILRHDGQYYFIASVPEYDRLAIRRADSLEGLRDAEEVVVWRKPDTGPMSQLIWAPELHHIDGSWYIYFAATHTQALDQLGMFQHRMFAIECADRDPLTGTWVEKGQIKTPFDTFALDATTFVHQGKRWYLWAQKAPDISGNSNLYLCEMENPWTLKGEPVMLSKPEYDWECRGFWVNEGPAVLFHGDKLFISYSASATDENYCMGLLWADLNADPQNPANWHKSPRPVFVTSYENRQYGPGHNSFTQTPEGEDVLVYHARNYTEIEGDPLYDPNRHTRLKLIRWNENGMPEFGIPPADTP from the coding sequence ATGCAAACCTGGCCAAACCCGTTTATTGAACAACGCGCCGACCCGTATATCCTGCGTCACGATGGGCAATATTACTTTATCGCCTCCGTACCGGAGTACGATCGGCTGGCGATCCGCCGCGCGGACTCGCTGGAAGGTTTACGCGATGCCGAAGAGGTGGTTGTCTGGCGCAAGCCCGACACCGGCCCGATGAGCCAGCTGATCTGGGCACCGGAACTGCATCATATCGACGGCAGTTGGTACATCTATTTTGCCGCCACGCATACCCAGGCGCTCGATCAGCTCGGGATGTTCCAGCATCGCATGTTTGCCATTGAATGCGCAGATCGCGATCCGCTCACCGGTACGTGGGTGGAAAAAGGGCAAATCAAAACCCCGTTTGACACCTTCGCGCTGGATGCCACCACCTTTGTTCATCAGGGTAAACGCTGGTATTTGTGGGCGCAAAAAGCCCCGGATATTTCCGGTAACTCGAATCTTTACCTGTGTGAAATGGAAAATCCGTGGACGCTGAAAGGCGAGCCGGTGATGCTCAGTAAACCGGAATATGACTGGGAGTGCCGCGGGTTCTGGGTCAATGAAGGCCCGGCGGTGCTGTTCCATGGCGATAAGCTGTTTATCAGCTATTCCGCCAGCGCCACCGACGAGAACTACTGCATGGGATTACTGTGGGCAGACCTGAATGCCGATCCGCAAAACCCGGCTAACTGGCATAAATCCCCGCGCCCGGTGTTCGTCACCAGCTACGAAAACCGTCAGTATGGGCCAGGCCATAACAGCTTTACGCAGACGCCGGAAGGCGAAGATGTGCTGGTCTACCACGCGCGAAACTACACTGAAATTGAAGGCGATCCGCTTTACGATCCCAATCGCCATACTCGCCTGAAACTCATCCGCTGGAACGAAAACGGGATGCCTGAATTCGGCATCCCGCCCGCAGATACACCGTAA
- a CDS encoding glycoside-pentoside-hexuronide (GPH):cation symporter — MNNNKLSVKEKIGYGMGDAGCNIIFGAIMLFVNYFYTDIFGLAPALVGVLLLSVRVIDAVTDPIMGAIADRTRSKYGRFRPWLLWIAFPYALFSILMFTTPEWSYNSKVIYAFVTYFLLSLTYTAINIPYCSLGGVITNDPKERVACQSYRFVMVGIATLLLSLTLLPMADWFGGDNKAKGYQMAMTVLALIGTCMFLFCFATVRERVRPAVQTHDELKNDLKDVWKNDQWVRILLLTLCNVCPGFIRMAATMYYVTWVMGQSTHFATLFISLGVVGMMFGSMLAKVLTDRWCKLKVFFWTNIALAIFSCAFYFFDPKATTTIVVLYVLLNILHQIPSPLHWSLMADVDDYGEWKTGKRITGISFSGNIFFLKLGLAIAGAMVGFLLSWYGYDAGAKAQSADAINGIVLLFTVIPGIGYLITAGVVRLLKVDRETMKQIQSDLEKRRTNYRELNDYQELKAAETK, encoded by the coding sequence ATGAATAACAACAAACTGTCAGTAAAAGAAAAGATCGGCTATGGCATGGGTGACGCCGGATGCAACATTATCTTTGGCGCCATCATGTTATTTGTTAACTATTTTTATACTGATATTTTTGGTCTGGCTCCTGCACTGGTTGGCGTTTTACTCCTGTCCGTGCGCGTCATTGATGCCGTAACGGACCCGATCATGGGCGCGATTGCTGACCGTACCCGCAGCAAATATGGCCGGTTTCGTCCATGGCTGCTGTGGATTGCCTTCCCCTATGCGCTGTTCAGCATTCTGATGTTCACCACGCCAGAGTGGAGCTATAACAGCAAAGTTATCTATGCCTTTGTCACCTACTTCCTGCTGTCGCTGACCTATACCGCCATCAATATTCCGTACTGCTCGCTCGGCGGCGTGATCACCAACGACCCGAAAGAGCGCGTTGCCTGCCAGTCCTACCGTTTTGTTATGGTTGGTATCGCCACGCTGCTGCTGTCGCTAACGCTCCTGCCAATGGCCGACTGGTTCGGTGGGGATAACAAAGCCAAAGGCTACCAGATGGCGATGACCGTGCTGGCGCTGATTGGTACCTGCATGTTCCTGTTCTGCTTCGCCACGGTGCGCGAGCGTGTGCGTCCGGCGGTGCAAACCCATGACGAACTGAAAAACGACCTGAAAGACGTGTGGAAGAACGACCAGTGGGTGCGGATCCTGCTGTTAACCCTGTGCAACGTCTGCCCTGGCTTTATCCGCATGGCGGCCACCATGTATTACGTCACCTGGGTCATGGGGCAAAGCACCCATTTCGCCACGCTGTTTATCAGCCTGGGCGTTGTCGGCATGATGTTCGGCAGTATGCTGGCGAAAGTGCTGACCGACCGCTGGTGCAAGCTGAAGGTCTTCTTCTGGACCAACATCGCGCTGGCGATTTTCTCCTGCGCCTTCTACTTCTTCGACCCGAAAGCGACGACAACCATTGTTGTGCTTTACGTCCTGCTGAACATCCTGCACCAGATCCCATCCCCGCTGCACTGGTCCCTGATGGCCGACGTGGACGACTACGGTGAATGGAAAACCGGGAAACGTATCACCGGGATCAGCTTCTCCGGCAACATCTTCTTCCTGAAACTGGGTCTGGCGATTGCCGGGGCAATGGTCGGTTTCCTGCTCTCCTGGTACGGCTACGATGCGGGCGCAAAAGCGCAGAGCGCGGATGCCATCAACGGGATCGTGCTGCTCTTTACCGTCATTCCTGGCATTGGATACTTAATTACCGCGGGCGTAGTACGTCTGCTGAAAGTGGACCGTGAGACCATGAAGCAGATCCAGTCCGATCTGGAAAAGCGTCGCACCAACTATCGCGAGCTGAACGATTATCAGGAACTCAAAGCCGCTGAGACTAAATAA
- the ppdD gene encoding prepilin peptidase-dependent pilin, which produces MNRQQGFTLIELMVVIGIIAILSAIGVPAYQNYLRKAALTDMLQTFIPYRTAIELCALDRGGVDRCDAGTNGIPSPTTTRYVSAMSVAKGIVSLTGQESLNGLEVLMTPIWSDGNGMTGWTRDCKIASDTALRQACEDVFRFDNN; this is translated from the coding sequence ATGAACAGACAACAAGGATTTACCCTGATTGAGCTAATGGTAGTCATTGGCATTATTGCCATCCTGAGCGCGATTGGCGTCCCGGCCTATCAGAACTACCTGCGAAAAGCGGCGCTCACCGATATGCTGCAAACGTTCATCCCCTACCGCACCGCCATTGAGCTTTGCGCCCTGGATCGTGGTGGTGTGGATCGCTGCGACGCAGGCACCAATGGCATCCCCTCCCCGACAACCACACGTTACGTTTCAGCGATGAGCGTGGCGAAGGGGATCGTATCGTTAACAGGGCAGGAAAGCCTTAACGGACTTGAAGTGCTCATGACACCGATCTGGAGCGACGGTAACGGTATGACGGGCTGGACGCGTGACTGCAAAATTGCGTCCGACACGGCGCTCAGACAAGCCTGTGAAGATGTTTTCCGCTTCGACAACAACTGA
- the gspE gene encoding type II secretion system protein GspE, with translation MNTEQLMTLCQRHHALLLASDTEMISIAVVGNPASELMEALRFATQKRIDIECWTAERMEKRLQSLSSSHLPGIVPNSAADVLSTTLQQAVNQRASDIHIEPTEHGYQIRLRIDGVLYPQPPISAALGTTLAARLKVLGQLDIAERRLPQDGQITVELASVPVSFRIATLPCSGGEKIVLRLLHQVQQALELEQLGMSADQQARFAEALNSPQGLILVTGPTGSGKTVTLYSALQARNTPDVNICSVEDPVEIPLAGLNQTQINPRAGLTFQSVLRALLRQDPDIIMVGEIRDGETAEIAIKAAQTGHLVLSTLHTNSTTETLVRLQQMGVARWMISSALSMVIAQRLVRRLCPYCRQEASRHTELPRTLWPRPLPRWQPTGCDRCYHGFYGRVAIFEVLVIDDTLRQAIASGASTEVIGSSARQAGMTSLFEHGCMAVEQGLTTLEELLRVLGMPDGC, from the coding sequence ATGAATACCGAACAGCTTATGACGCTCTGTCAGCGCCATCACGCACTGCTACTCGCAAGCGACACCGAGATGATCAGCATTGCGGTGGTGGGTAATCCTGCCTCTGAGCTGATGGAAGCGTTACGCTTCGCCACGCAGAAACGTATTGATATTGAGTGCTGGACGGCTGAACGGATGGAAAAACGGCTTCAGTCCCTCTCATCATCACACCTGCCGGGCATCGTGCCAAACTCAGCCGCTGACGTGCTCAGTACAACCTTGCAGCAGGCAGTAAACCAGCGGGCTTCTGACATCCATATTGAACCGACGGAGCACGGTTACCAGATCCGTTTGCGAATCGACGGTGTTCTCTACCCGCAACCGCCGATCTCTGCCGCCCTCGGGACGACGCTTGCCGCACGCCTGAAGGTGCTGGGTCAACTGGATATTGCGGAGCGCCGCCTGCCGCAGGACGGTCAGATTACGGTGGAGCTGGCAAGCGTCCCCGTCTCTTTTCGTATCGCAACCCTTCCCTGTAGCGGTGGAGAAAAAATCGTGCTTCGTCTGCTTCACCAGGTACAGCAGGCTCTGGAGCTTGAACAGCTGGGGATGAGCGCAGACCAGCAGGCCCGTTTTGCCGAGGCGCTTAACAGCCCTCAGGGGTTGATTCTGGTCACCGGCCCGACCGGTAGCGGGAAAACGGTGACGCTGTATAGCGCGTTACAGGCGCGAAATACACCTGACGTTAATATTTGCAGCGTGGAAGATCCCGTTGAAATCCCGCTTGCAGGCTTAAACCAGACGCAGATTAATCCGCGTGCGGGGCTGACCTTCCAGAGCGTGCTGCGCGCCCTGCTCAGGCAGGATCCTGACATCATTATGGTAGGTGAAATTCGTGACGGCGAAACGGCAGAAATTGCCATTAAGGCGGCACAAACCGGGCATCTGGTGCTGTCCACCCTCCATACTAATTCGACGACTGAAACGCTGGTACGGCTGCAACAGATGGGTGTCGCGCGCTGGATGATCTCTTCGGCGCTCTCGATGGTGATTGCCCAACGGCTGGTGCGCCGTTTATGCCCGTACTGCCGACAGGAAGCCAGCCGCCACACCGAATTACCCCGCACGCTGTGGCCCCGGCCGCTTCCTCGCTGGCAACCCACCGGCTGCGATCGCTGCTACCACGGTTTTTATGGTCGCGTAGCCATTTTTGAAGTGCTCGTCATCGACGACACGCTGCGGCAGGCCATCGCCAGCGGAGCAAGCACGGAGGTGATTGGGTCCAGCGCTCGTCAGGCGGGAATGACCTCATTGTTTGAGCATGGCTGCATGGCCGTAGAGCAAGGGCTGACTACGCTCGAAGAGTTGTTGCGCGTCCTGGGAATGCCAGATGGCTGCTAA
- the hofC gene encoding protein transport protein HofC: MAANSLWRWRALTTEGEVQTGTLWAIDRNAAYTALVLKQLHPLALKRCQQHHRWQVQHCYDIFRQLATLLQAGLMLSQSLHMLAEQHPLQHWQALLHSLADDLSEGFALSEAMKKWPEVFSPLYVSMVKTGELTGKLEACCRQLAQQQKSQQQLSAKVKKALRYPLIILTLAVFVVLAMVTLVLPEFAAIYKTFNTPLPLLTQAVMGLAALVQAHILTLLALLVAMVVIACKLRRHPRWQYVLLHVPVMGTLTRGQKLGQIFTVLSLTQQAGIAFLQGLESVEETVECGYWQEKLREIRSDIEQGMPVWSSFQKASVFTPLCIQLIRTGEVSGSLDVMLINLARHHTEQTFQQADNLAALLEPLLLVVTGLIIGTLVVAMYLLIFHLGDAMSAG; this comes from the coding sequence ATGGCTGCTAATTCGCTCTGGCGCTGGCGTGCCCTGACCACCGAGGGGGAGGTGCAAACCGGCACCCTCTGGGCCATCGACCGTAACGCAGCTTACACGGCTCTGGTGCTTAAACAGCTGCACCCGCTGGCGCTAAAACGCTGCCAGCAGCACCACCGATGGCAAGTGCAGCACTGCTACGATATTTTTCGCCAGCTCGCCACGCTGCTACAGGCCGGACTCATGCTGTCCCAAAGCCTGCACATGCTGGCGGAACAGCATCCTTTGCAGCACTGGCAGGCGCTGCTGCACAGTCTTGCTGATGACCTGAGCGAAGGTTTCGCTCTGTCAGAGGCCATGAAGAAATGGCCAGAGGTGTTTAGCCCCCTTTATGTCTCGATGGTGAAGACGGGTGAACTGACGGGTAAGCTCGAAGCCTGCTGCCGTCAGCTTGCGCAGCAACAAAAATCCCAGCAGCAGCTCAGTGCAAAGGTGAAGAAAGCGCTGCGCTATCCGCTGATCATCCTGACGCTGGCCGTTTTCGTGGTGCTGGCGATGGTCACGCTGGTTTTGCCTGAGTTTGCTGCAATCTACAAAACGTTCAACACCCCGCTCCCTTTGCTCACGCAGGCAGTCATGGGGCTGGCGGCCTTGGTTCAGGCGCATATCCTCACCCTTTTGGCCCTGCTCGTGGCAATGGTTGTCATCGCCTGTAAGCTGCGGCGGCATCCGCGCTGGCAGTATGTCTTGTTACATGTACCGGTGATGGGCACGCTGACGCGCGGGCAAAAACTGGGGCAAATTTTTACCGTGCTGTCATTAACCCAGCAGGCCGGAATTGCCTTTTTACAAGGACTGGAGAGTGTGGAGGAGACCGTTGAGTGTGGCTACTGGCAGGAGAAACTCCGTGAGATACGCAGCGATATCGAACAGGGGATGCCCGTGTGGTCCTCCTTCCAGAAGGCCTCTGTTTTTACGCCACTGTGTATTCAGCTCATTCGCACCGGAGAAGTGTCGGGTTCACTGGATGTCATGCTGATAAATCTGGCCCGCCATCATACGGAACAGACATTTCAGCAGGCAGACAATCTGGCGGCGCTTCTTGAGCCTTTGCTACTGGTCGTGACAGGTCTGATTATTGGCACGCTGGTGGTGGCAATGTATCTGCTGATTTTCCATCTGGGGGATGCAATGAGCGCGGGGTAA